In the Euphorbia lathyris chromosome 5, ddEupLath1.1, whole genome shotgun sequence genome, one interval contains:
- the LOC136229608 gene encoding disease resistance protein RUN1-like: protein MASSSSIVHSGKYDVFISFRGPDTRHNFLSHLHAALRRHGIITFVDDSLDRGNEITSSIERAIENSNISVIIFSKDYASSEWCLDELVKILDCKEKHKQKVLPVFHHIDPSQVAEQSGSFREAFAEHEQAFKENMYKVQKWRNALKEAANLSGLVIENMSSEHALVEEIVKDVLKKLSHLFSYDFEDLVGMKPRIEQIESLLCIGMDDVRLIGIWGMGGIGKTTVARFVFNKFSAQFDGSCFIENIKDEFARHGLSQVQGKLLSKILDEGSTNLNPIFMMNQLRYKKVLIVLDDVDDYEQIEFLVRKDDWFSQGSRIIITGRDKQVFQDKVHGIYEVDALNYHEALQLFSFFAFKENYPQTDLAQLSTTIVTYAKGNPLALKILGLLLYNKRKQEWESALKKLERTPNMKIQNVLKVSFDGLDFEEQQIFLHIACFFKGERISDVEKLLDACGFCTLIALRVLNDKSLIIMSNKKVEMHDLLQEMGREIVRQECMKEPGKRSRLWNHDDIRHVLLKNTGTDTVESVSLDLSKTSRLPITPTAFSKMNQIKLLKVHNPGSNFFLTEILDTVLVLDESEVVNSYRDSVTSLPDKVEFPQGLDYLPDELVSLHWNFYPLKSLPSNFNAENLVELNLSDSFVEQLWAGVQNLANLKVLKLRRCRHLVEVPNLSMAPNLVILDCGGCINLVEVSPENIGNLNNLTDLYLDDCKRITNVPITRDLKFLSVVHLFNCLNLRQVPHFPDSLEYLLLDNTAIEEIPSSIKSLSNLKLLSICRCTRLRKIPDDILQLASLQDLAITGHYINASKFLHHLFCLSSLCKLTLTENNFKTIPASINRLSKLEELNLCFSERLQSLPPLPPSLQTLKADFCTSLQSISNAMRSIAVLDDSGSFPYQDKEEFTFINCLKLDENAHTEVSMLAQSRILHLSRKALGNHEGFDKEKEFTLIFPGNEVVEWISHQTTGSSITIQLSPNWCNAKFLGFALCAVVAEEGNGNKNTPDLRWIRWECQFKTNNGNSNPVTTQFECWQCSFIECEHILLCYSSCFDREVLMGTNGDSFCYSQALFQVYLDDFHARPSPRFKVSNCGVQLLYVDDEKYFHPAAMNEPSSSFNCEEDNGDCTFGFDHQNYNGEEEEEEEDSNHIDYQNCNDPNCEEENGYEKYNERVIVRTLSNSGEEETQYPIRVNFIRFICKCFLG, encoded by the exons ATGGCATCTTCCTCTTCCATTGTCCATTCAGGAAAATATGATGTATTCATCAGTTTTAGAGGTCCTGACACCCGTCATAATTTTCTTAGCCATCTTCATGCAGCTTTACGCCGACATGGAATTATAACATTCGTAGATGATAGCCTTGACAGAGGAAACGAGATTACGTCATCAATTGAAAGAGCAATTGAGAACTCGAATATATCTGTCATCATATTTTCAAAAGATTATGCATCTTCAGAATGGTGTTTGGATGAGCTAGTGAAGATCCTAGACTGCAAGGAAAAACACAAGCAGAAGGTATTGCCTGTTTTCCATCACATAGATCCATCACAAGTAGCAGAACAATCTGGAAGTTTCAGAGAGGCATTTGCTGAGCATGAACAAGCATTCAAGGAAAATATGTATAAGGTGCAGAAATGGAGGAATGCCCTGAAAGAAGCAGCCAACTTATCGGGGTTGGTTATTGAAAACATGAG CTCTGAGCATGCTTTGGTTGAGGAAATTGTTAAAGacgttttaaaaaaattaagccATTTGTTTTCATATGATTTTGAGGACTTAGTCGGAATGAAACCACGAATCGAACAAATAGAATCACTATTATGCATTGGGATGGATGATGTTCGGTTGATCGGAATATGGGGAATGGGGGGAATTGGCAAAACAACTGTTGCCAGATTTGTATTCAACAAGTTCTCTGCTCAATTTGATGGTAGCTGCTTTATTGAAAACATCAAAGATGAATTTGCAAGGCATGGTCTATCTCAAGTACAAGGTAAGCTCCTTTCTAAAATACTGGATGAAGGAAGTACCAATCTAAACCCGATTTTTATGATGAACCAACTTCGCTACAAGAAGGTTCTTATTGTTCTTGATGATGTAGATGATTATGAACAAATAGAATTTTTAGTCAGAAAGGATGATTGGTTTAGCCAAGGCAGTAGAATTATCATTACAGGCAGAGATAAACAAGTGTTTCAAGATAAAGTTCATGGAATATATGAAGTTGATGCTCTCAACTACCATGAAGCTCTTCAGCTTTTTAGTTTCTTTGCCTTCAAAGAAAACTATCCCCAAACAGATCTTGCACAACTATCAACTACAATTGTGACATATGCCAAGGGCAATCCATTAGCACTTAAAATTTTGGGTTTGCTTTTGTATAACAAAAGAAAACAAGAGTGGGAAAGTGCCTTGAAGAAACTCGAGAGAACTCCTAACATGAAGATACAGAATGTGCTGAAAGTAAGCTTCGATGGACTCGATTTTGAGGAGCAGCAAATATTTCTGCACATTGCGTGTTTCTTCAAAGGGGAGAGGATATCTGATGTAGAAAAGCTGTTAGATGCTTGTGGTTTTTGCACCCTAATCGCCCTAAGAGTACTCAATGATAAGTCATTGATAATCATGTCAAACAAGAAAGTGGAGATGCATGATTTGTTACAGGAAATGGGTCGGGAAATCGTTCGTCAAGAATGTATGAAAGAGCCAGGAAAGCGTAGTAGATTGTGGAATCATGACGATATTCGCCATGTATTGCTCAAAAACACG GGAACTGACACAGTTGAAAGTGTGTCACTGGACTTGTCGAAAACAAGTAGATTGCCGATAACTCCTACTGCATTTTCTAAGATGAATCAGATCAAGTTGCTCAAAGTTCATAATCCTGGCTCCAATTTCTtcttaactgaaatccttgatACTGTATTAGTCCTTGACGAATCGGAGGTTGTGAACTCTTATCGAGACTCTGTCACATCTCTTCCTGATAAAGTAGAATTCCCTCAAGGCCTTGATTATCTTCCTGATGAACTGGTATCACTCCACTGGAATTTTTACCCTTTGAAATCCTTGCCATCTAATTTTAATGCTGAGAACCTTGTTGAGCTTAACTTGTCGGACAGCTTTGTGGAACAACTTTGGGCTGGAGTTCAG AATCTTGCGAATTTGAAAGTGCTCAAACTTCGTCGTTGTAGGCACTTGGTTGAAGTGCCAAACTTATCAATGGCTCCAAATCTTGTGATATTAGACTGTGGAGGATGCATAAATTTGGTTGAGGTATCTCCAGAAAATATTGGAAATCTCAACAACCTCACCGATTTGTATTTGGACGATTGCAAGAGAATTACAAATGTCCCAATCACCAGAGATCTGAAATTTCTCAGCGTTGTTCACCTTTTCAATTGCTTGAATCTCAGACAGGTTCCTCATTTTCCTGATAGCTTGGAATATTTACTTTTAGATAATACTGCAATAGAAGAAATACCTTCGTCGATAAAGTCACTCTCCAATCTCAAGTTACTAAGTATATGTCGTTGCACAAGACTTAGAAAAATCCCAGATGACATTTTACAATTAGCTTCTCTCCAGGACCTAGCCATTACTGGACATTACATCAATGCATCGAAATTTTTGCACCATCTCTTTTGCTTGTCTTCGTTGTGCAAATTAACTTTAACTGAAAACAATTTCAAGACGATACCAGCAAGTATCAACAGACTTTCGAAGCTTGAAGAACTCAACTTGTGCTTCAGCGAAAGGCTCCAATCTTTACCACCACTTCCACCATCCTTGCAAACTCTCAAAGCAGATTTCTGCACTTCTCTGCAGAGTATTTCAAATGCAATGAGAAGTATTGCTGTCTTAGATGATTCTGGAAGCTTCCCATATCAGGATAAGGAGGAATTCACTTTCATTAATTGCCTAAAACTGGATGAAAATGCACATACAGAAGTTTCCATGCTTGCACAGTCAAGAATACTGCATCTATCGCGCAAAGCACTTGGAAACCATGAG GGATTCGATAAAGAGAAGGAATTTACTCTTATTTTTCCTGGAAATGAAGTCGTAGAATGGATCAGTCATCAAACTACAGGATCTTCTATCACCATTCAGCTGTCTCCGAATTGGTGTAACGCTAAATTCTTGGGTTTTGCTTTATGTGCTGTAGTAGCTGAAGAAGGAAATGGTAATAAGAACACTCCTGATTTAAGGTGGATAAGATGGGAATGCCAATTCAAAACCAACAACGGCAATAGCAATCCGGTTACTACACAGTTTGAATGCTGGCAGTGTAGCTTCATAGAATGTGAACATATACTGTTGTGCTACAGTAGTTGTTTTGATAGAGAAGTATTAATGGGTACGAATGGAGATAGTTTCTGTTACAGCCAGGCTTTATTCCAAGTCTACCTTGACGATTTCCATGCTAGACCTTCCCCTCGTTTCAAGgtaagtaattgcggagtccaGCTGCTGTATGTTGATGATGAGAAGTACTTCCATCCTGCAGCCATGAATgagccttcttcttccttcaactgTGAAGAAGACAACGGTGATTGTACCTTTGGTTTTGATCATCAGAACTACAATggtgaagaagaggaagaagaagaagacagcAATCATATTGATTATCAGAACTGCAATGATCCAAACTGTGAGGAAGAGAATGGTTATGAGAAGTACAATGAGAGAGTAATAGTTAGGACATTAAGTAACAGCGGGGAAGAGGAAACCCAGTACCCTATAAGAGTGAACTTTATCAGATTTATTTGCAAGTGCTTTCTTGGTTGA